In the Scomber japonicus isolate fScoJap1 chromosome 18, fScoJap1.pri, whole genome shotgun sequence genome, one interval contains:
- the LOC128379624 gene encoding ATP-dependent RNA helicase DHX58-like, which translates to MADFGLRSYQEEVVERALRRENIIIWLPTGGGKTRAAVYVAKRHLETTEQAKVVVLVNKVHLVEQHFHKEFKPHLGPEYKLEAVSGDSVQKDFFGKVVEKSDVVICTAQILFNALTNTEETKHVELSDITLLIIDECHHTQKEAVYNKIMRYYLEKKLKGEQKLPQILGLTASPGTGGAKILEKAVEHVLQICANLDSTIVSTKDCTAELKEKVPRPYKSMDIVDKRPQDPFGDHLKSMMQKIHNFMPLPPDFRLRESGTQEYEQDVMTLEQRGVEEQNRILAQCALHLREYNDALLINDTLRMIDAYRSLEDFYDTKTDNSIDETDDFLVGLFQENQVKLRKIAEHSQYENPKMGKLETVLLKQFGPDVQSRGILFCKTRRSTHCLNDWVLNNRVLQEAGIKAAVLTGAGGGISHMTQNEQTDTIRKFRQGALNLLISTSVAEEGLDIPECNLVVRYGLLTNEIAQQQARGRARAPEAEYSMVGQTGGQEVRREGINELLEELTGQAIAKIQEMSPHDFSTKINALQKEALIGSKVAEMHQKEKRGRFDASRVQLLCRNCFKSVASGSDIKLIETLFVNVNPDFQKHYNVGEQVIKDKIFEDWEPGCSISCNDCNKDWGFEIKYRKIVLLPTIAIKNFALQTPEGRTTVKKWKNVSFTVEEFDFQEYIQDNFPDITID; encoded by the exons ATGGCAGATTTTGGACTTCGTTCTTACCAGGAAGAAGTGGTTGAAAGGGCCCTTCGAAGAGAGAACATCATTATTTGGCTGCCAACAGGAGGGGGGAAGACTCGTGCTGCTGTGTATGTGGCAAAAAGACACCTGGAGACTACTGAACAGGCTAAGGTGGTGGTCCTGGTAAACAAg GTCCACCTCGTGGAACAACATTTCCACAAAGAGTTCAAACCTCACCTGGGCCCTGAATACAAGCTGGAGGCAGTCAGTGGAGACAGTGTACAGAAGGACTTTTTTGGAAAAGTGGTGGAAAAATCAGACGTGGTCATCTGCACTGCACAGATCTTATTTAATGCGCTGACTAACACGGAGGAAACCAAACATGTTGAGCTCTCAG ACATTACTCTACTGATTATTGATGAGTGCCACCACACCCAGAAAGAGGCTGTCTACAACAAGATTATGAGATACTATCTGGAGAAAAAATTGAAAGGAGAGCAAAAACTGCCACAGATCCTGGGTCTCACTGCATCACCAGGGACAGGGGGTGCAAAGATTCTGGAAAAGGCTGTGGAGCATGTACTGCAG ATTTGTGCCAACCTGGACTCAACCATAGTTTCAACTAAAGACTGCACTGCCGAGCTGAAGGAGAAGGTACCCAGACCCTATAAGTCAATGGACATTGTGGACAAAAGGCCTCAG GATCCATTTGGGGATCACCTGAAAAGTATGATGCAGAAGATCCACAACTTTATGCCTCTACCTCCAGACTTCAGACTGAGAGAGTCTGGCACACAAGAATATGAGCAAGATGTGATGACACTGGAGCAGAGAG GGGTAGAAGAGCAAAACAGAATTCTGGCACAATGTGCACTCCATCTCAGGGAGTACAACGACGCCCTGCTCATCAATGACACCCTGCGAATGATCGATGCTTATCGCTCCTTAGAGGATTTCTACGATACCAAGACCGACAATTCCATAGATGAAACAGACGACTTCCTGGTGGGACTTTTCCAAG AGAATCAAGTGAAGCTGAGGAAAATAGCAGAACATTCTCAGTATGAGAACCCCAAGATGGGCAAACTTGAAACTGTTCTTCTAAAGCAGTTTGGTCCAGATGTGCAATCAAGGGGGATCCTTTTCTGTAAAACTCGTAGAAGCACCCACTGCCTAAATGACTGGGTCCTCAACAATAGAGTCTTGCAGGAAGCTGGCATAAAGGCAGCAGTCCTCACAGGGGCTGGAGGTGGCATAAGTCACATGACACAG aatgagcagacagacacaatCCGCAAATTTCGACAGGGTGCTCTCAACCTCCTGATCTCCACCAGTGTGGCTGAAGAAGGCCTTGACATCCCTGAATGCAACCTGGTGGTACGCTATGGACTGCTTACAAATGAGATTGCCCAGCAGCAGGCCAGAGGACGTGCCCGAGCACCAGAGGCTGAGTATTCAATGGTCGGTCAGACAGGGGGGCAAGAAGTGCGTAGAGAGGGCATCAATGAACTTTTGGAAGAGCTGACTGGACAAGCCATTGCTAAAATCCAAGAAATGAGCCCCCATGATTTTAGCACAAAG aTAAATGCGCTTCAGAAAGAGGCACTTATTGGCAGTAAGGTTGCAGAGATGCACCAAAAGGAGAAGAGGGGTCGCTTTGATGCCTCCAGAGTCCAACTTTTGTGTCGAAACTGTTTCAAGTCTGTGGCCTCTGGAAGTGACATTAAACTTATTGAAACACTCTTTGTCAATGTGAACCCTGACTTTCA GAAGCACTACAACGTCGGTGAGCAGGTTATTAAAGACAAGATTTTTGAGGACTGGGAGCCTGGGTGCTCAATCAGTTGCAATGACTGCAACAAG GACTGGGGATTTGAGATAAAGTACAGGAAGATCGTCCTGCTGCCCACAATAGCCATCAAGAACTTTGCTCTGCAAACCCCTGAGGGCAGGACGACTGTGAAGAAGTGGAAGAATGTTAGTTTCACTGTTGAAGAGTTCGACTTTCAAGAATACATCCAAGACAACTTTCCTGACATTACTATTGATTGA
- the LOC128379622 gene encoding ATP-dependent RNA helicase DHX58-like encodes MADFALRSYQEEVVERALRRENIIIWLPTGGGKTRAAVYVAKRHLETTEGATVVVLVNKVHLVEQHYEKEFKPHLGPKYKIQAVSGDSGQKDFFGKVVEKSDMVICTAQILFNALTNMEENKHVELSDITLLIIDECHHTHKEGVYNKIMRHYLEKKLKGERKLPQILGLTASPGTGGAKILEKAVEHVLQICANLDSAIVSTKNYIPELKEKVPRPIKSMDIVDKRPQDPFGDHLKSMMQMIHDFMPLPPDFRLRESGTQEYEADVVILEQTGVREQNRILAQCALHLREYNDALLINDTLRMMDAYRSLEDFYDIKVNNAKDGTDFFLLGLFQENQVELREIANKSQYENPKMGKLETVLLKQFGPDPESRGILFCKTRKSTHCLNDWVLNNRALRQAGIKAAVLTGAGGGISHMTQNEQTDTICKFRKGALNLLISTSVAEEGLDIPECNLVVRYGLLTNEIAQQQATGRARAQDSQYSVVAQRGGREVHREHINELLEELTGRAIAKVQEMSPHDFRAKINELQIQEVIGSKVANMHKMEKRGRFAASRVQLLCRNCFKSVASGSDIKLVENAHYVNVNPDFRKHYKVGGQVRIGKSFEDWEPGRTISCKDCNQDWGFEIKYKKIALLPNIAIKNFALETPEGTMPVKRWKDVSFTVEEFDFQEYIQNNFPDMTID; translated from the exons ATGGCAGATTTTGCACTTCGTTCATACCAGGAAGAAGTGGTTGAAAGGGCCCTTCGAAGAGAGAACATCATTATTTGGCTGCCAACAGGAGGGGGGAAGACTCGTGCTGCTGTGTATGTGGCAAAAAGACACCTGGAGACTACTGAAGGGGCTACAGTGGTGGTCCTGGTAAACAAg GTCCACCTAGTGGAACAACATTATGAGAAAGAGTTCAAACCTCACCTGGGCCCCAAGTACAAGATACAGGCAGTCAGTGGAGACAGTGGACAGAAGGACTTCTTTGGAAAAGTGGTGGAAAAATCAGACATGGTCATCTGCACTGCACAGATCTTATTTAATGCGCTGACTAACATGgaggaaaacaaacatgttgagcTCTCAG ACATTACTCTACTGATTATTGATGAGTGCCACCACACCCACAAAGAGGGTGTCTACAACAAGATCATGAGACACTATTTGGAAAAAAAGTTGAAAGGAGAACGAAAACTGCCACAGATCCTGGGTCTCACTGCATCACCAGGGACAGGAGGTGCAAAGATTCTGGAAAAGGCTGTGGAGCATGTACTGCAG ATTTGTGCCAACCTGGACTCAGCCATAGTTTCAACTAAAAACTACATTCCCGAGCTGAAGGAGAAGGTACCCAGACCCATTAAGTCAATGGACATTGTGGACAAAAGGCCTCag gATCCATTTGGGGACCATCTGAAGAGTATGATGCAGATGATCCACGACTTTATGCCTCTACCTCCAGACTTCAGACTGAGAGAGTCTGGCACACAAGAGTATGAGGCAGATGTAGTGATTCTAGAGCAGACAG GTGTAAGGGAGCAAAACAGAATTCTGGCACAATGTGCACTCCATCTCAGGGAGTACAACGACGCCCTGCTCATCAATGACACCCTGCGAATGATGGATGCTTATCGCTCCTTAGAGGATTTCTACGATATCAAGGTCAACAATGCCAAGGATGGAACAGACTTCTTCCTGCTGGGACTTTTCCAAG AGAATCAAGTGGAGCTGAGGGAAATAGCAAACAAATCTCAGTATGAGAACCCCAAGATGGGCAAACTTGAAACCGTTCTTCTAAAGCAGTTTGGTCCAGATCCGGAATCAAGGGGGATCCTTTTCTGTAAAACTCGTAAAAGCACCCACTGCCTAAATGACTGGGTCCTCAACAATAGAGCGCTGCGGCAAGCTGGCATAAAAGCAGCAGTCCTCACAGGGGCTGGAGGTGGCATAAGTCACATGACACAG aatgagcagacagacacaatTTGCAAATTTCGCAAGGGTGCTCTCAACCTTCTGATCTCCACCAGTGTGGCTGAAGAAGGCCTTGACATCCCTGAATGCAACCTGGTGGTACGCTATGGACTGCTTACAAATGAGATTGCCCAGCAGCAGGCCACTGGACGTGCCCGAGCACAAGACAGCCAGTATTCAGTGGTTGCACAGAGAGGGGGACGAGAAGTGCACAGAGAGCACATCAATGAACTTTTGGAAGAGCTGACTGGACGAGCCATTGCTAAAGTCCAAGAAATGAGCCCCCATGACTTTCGCGCAAAG aTAAATGAACTGCAAATACAGGAAGTCATTGGCAGTAAAGTTGCAAATATGCACAAAATGGAGAAGAGGGGTCGCTTCGCTGCCTCCAGAGTCCAACTTTTGTGTCGAAACTGTTTCAAGTCTGTGGCCTCTGGAAGTGACATTAAACTTGTTGAAAATGCGCACTATGTCAACGTGAACCCTGACTTTCG AAAGCACTACAAAGTCGGTGGGCAGGTTAGAATAGGCAAGAGTTTTGAGGACTGGGAGCCTGGGCGCACAATCAGTTGCAAGGACTGCAACCAG GACTGGGGATTTGAGATAAAGTACAAGAAGATCGCCCTGCTGCCCAACATAGCCATCAAGAACTTTGCCCTGGAGACCCCTGAGGGCACAATGCCTGTGAAGAGGTGGAAGGATGTTAGTTTCACTGTTGAAGAGTTTGACTTTCAAGAATACATCCAAAACAACTTCCCTGACATGACCATTGACTGA
- the LOC128379623 gene encoding ATP-dependent RNA helicase DHX58-like: MADFGLRSYQEEVVERALRRENIIIWLPTGGGKTRAAVYVAKRHLETTSHAKVVVLVNKVHLVEQHFKKEFKPHLGPEYKIEALSGDSGQKDFFGKLVEKSDVVICTAQILFNALTTMEENKHVELSDITLLIIDECHHTQKEGVYNKIMRHYLEKKLREEGKLPQILGLTASPGTGGAKILEKAVEHVLQICANLDSVIVSTKNCTAELKEKVPRPFKSIHIVDKRAQDPFGDHLKEMMQKIHDFMTLPPDFRLRECGTQEYELDVITLGRRGEKEQNRILAQCALHLREYNDALLINDTLRMMDAYRSLEDFYDTKTDNSIDETDDFLVGLFQENQVKLRKMAKNPQYENPKMGKLEDALLKQFGPDPESRGILFCKTRRSTRCLKDWVLHNGALQQAGIKAEVLTGAGAGKSHMTQNEQDDTIRKFSQGALNLLISTSVAEEGLDIPECNLVVRYGLLTNEIAQQQARGRARAPEAEYLMVGQTGGQEVHRERINELLEELTGQAIAKIQEMSPHDFSAKINALQKEALIGSDIADTHKMKKRGRFDASAVQLWCRGCFKSVASGSDIEVIKNMHHVNVNPDFRKHYKLGDQIKIGKIFDDWEPGRKIHCNNCNKEWGTEIKYRKIALLPNIAIKNFGLETPEGRMTVEKWKDVTFTAEEFDFEKYAKDNFPEMTID; this comes from the exons ATGGCAGATTTTGGACTTCGTTCTTACCAGGAAGAAGTGGTTGAAAGGGCCCTTCGAAGAGAGAACATCATTATTTGGCTGCCAACAGGAGGGGGGAAGACTCGTGCTGCTGTGTATGTGGCAAAAAGACACCTGGAGACTACCTCACATGCTAAGGTGGTGGTCCTGGTAAACaag GTCCACCTCGTGGAACAACATTTTAAGAAAGAGTTCAAACCTCACCTGGGTCCTGAATACAAGATAGAGGCACTCAGTGGAGACAGTGGACAGAAGGACTTCTTTGGAAAATTGGTGGAAAAATCAGACGTGGTCATCTGCACTGCACAGATCTTATTTAATGCACTGACTACCATGgaggaaaacaaacatgttgagcTCTCAG ACATTACTCTACTGATTATTGATGAGTGCCACCACACCCAGAAAGAGGGTGTCTACAACAAGATTATGAGACACTATTTGGAAAAAAAGTTAAGAGAAGAGGGAAAACTGCCACAGATCCTGGGTCTCACTGCATCACCAGGGACAGGGGGTGCAAAGATTCTGGAAAAGGCTGTGGAACATGTACTGCAG ATTTGTGCCAACCTGGACTCAGTCATAGTTTCAACTAAAAACTGCACTgctgagctgaaggagaaggTACCCAGACCCTTTAAGTCTATACACATTGTGGACAAAAGGGCTCAG gaTCCATTTGGGGATCATCTGAAGGAGATGATGCAGAAGATCCATGACTTCATGACCCTGCCTCCAGACTTCAGACTGAGAGAGTGTGGCACACAAGAATATGAGCTAGATGTGATAACTCTAGGGCGGAGAG GGGAAAAGGAGCAAAACAGAATTCTGGCACAATGTGCACTCCATCTCAGGGAGTACAACGACGCCCTGCTCATCAATGACACCCTGCGAATGATGGATGCTTATCGCTCCTTAGAGGATTTCTACGATACCAAGACCGACAATTCCATAGATGAGACAGACGACTTCCTGGTGGGACTTTTCCAAG AGAATCAAGTGAAGCTGAGGAAAATGGCAAAAAATCCTCAGTATGAGAACCCCAAGATGGGCAAACTTGAAGACGCTCTTCTAAAGCAGTTTGGTCCAGATCCGGAATCAAGGGGGATCCTTTTCTGTAAAACTCGTAGAAGCACCCGCTGCCTAAAAGACTGGGTCCTCCACAATGGAGCCTTGCAGCAAGCTGGCATAAAAGCAGAAGTCCTCACAGGGGCTGGAGCTGGCAAAAGTCACATGACACAG AATGAGCAGGACGACACGATCCGCAAATTCAGCCAGGGTGCTCTCAACCTTCTGATCTCCACCAGTGTGGCTGAAGAAGGCCTTGACATCCCTGAATGCAACCTGGTGGTACGCTATGGACTGCTTACAAATGAGATTGCCCAGCAGCAGGCCAGAGGACGTGCCCGAGCACCAGAAGCTGAGTATTTAATGGTCGGTCAGACAGGGGGGCAAGAAGTGCACAGAGAGCGCATCAATGAACTTTTGGAAGAGCTGACTGGACAAGCCATTGCTAAAATCCAAGAAATGAGCCCCCATGATTTTAGTGCAAAG ATAAATGCGCTTCAGAAAGAGGCACTTATTGGCAGTGACATTGCAGACACGCACAAAATGAAGAAGAGGGGTCGCTTCGATGCCTCTGCTGTCCAACTTTGGTGTCGAGGCTGTTTCAAGTCTGTGGCGTCTGGAAGTGACATTGAAGTTATTAAAAACATGCACCATGTCAATGTGAACCCTGACTTTAG GAAGCACTACAAACTCGGTGACCAGATTAAAATAGGCAAGATTTTTGATGACTGGGAGCCTGGGCGCAAAATCCATTGCAATAACTGCAACAAG GAGTGGGGAACTGAGATAAAGTACAGGAAGATCGCCCTGCTGCCCAACATAGCCATCAAGAACTTTGGCCTGGAGACCCCTGAGGGCAGGATGACTGTAGAGAAGTGGAAGGATGTTACTTTCACCGCTGAAGAGTTCGACTTTGAAAAATACGCAAAAGACAACTTCCCTGAAATGACCATTGATTGA